The following DNA comes from Trueperaceae bacterium.
CAGGATCACCACGTCGGGGCGTTCCGCCTCGAAGAAGGCGCGCGTCGCCGCCTGGTCGGTCAGGTCCAACTCCGCGTGGGTGCGCGTCACGAGGTGGGCGTGCCCCGCCGCCTCCAGGCGGCGGTGGATCGCGGAGCCCACCAGGCCCCGGTGGCCCGCCAGGTAGATCTTCGTGTCCGGCGTCACGACGGGGGACGCGCTCACGCGTCCCCGCTCTCGCGGGTCCCGACCGCGTGCCCCGCGTCGCGGAGCGTCCGCTCGCGCTGCGCGAGCTCCAGGTCGTGGTCCACCATCCGCGCCACCAGCGTGGCGAAGTCGATGCGCGGCGTCCAGCCGAGCTGCGCCTTCGCGCGGCTCGGATCCCCGTGCAGGTGCTCGACCTCGGTCGGTCGCAGGTAGCGCGGGTCGAACGCGACGTGGTCGCGCCACTCGAGCTCCAGGCGGCCGAAGGCCGCCTCCAGGAAGTCGCGCACGGTGTGCGCGTCCCCCGTCGCGATCACCAGGTCGCGTGGTTCGTCCTGCTGCAGCATCCTGCGCGTCGCGCGGACGTAGTCCTCGGCGTGCCCCCAATCGCGGACCGCGTCCAGGTTCCCCAGGTACAGGGTGTCCTGCAGCCCCAGCTTGATGCGCGTCGCGGCGCGCGTGATCTTGCGGGTCACAAACGTCTCGCCCCGCCGTTCCGACTCGTGGTTGAACAGGATGCCGGTCACGGCGAACAGCCCGTACGCCTCGCGGTAGTTGCGGACCAGGTGGTACGCCATGACCTTCGCCGCGGCGTACGGGGAGCGGGGTTCGAAGCGCGTGTCTTCGTTCTGGGGGGGCGCCGCCGCCCCGAACATCTCGCTGGTGCCCGCCTGGTAGAAGCGCAGGCCCGCCCCGTCGCGCCCGTGCACGTCGCGGATCGCTTCGAGCAGCCGCAGCGTTCCGAGCCCGTCGACGTCGACGGTGTACTCCGGCTGGTCGAAACTGACGCGCACGTGGCTTTGCGCCGCGAGGTTGTACACCTCGTCGGGCCGCGCCTCCTCGAGGATGCGGCGCAGGCCGGGTCCGTCGGTCATGTCGCCGTAGTGCAGGAACAACCGCGCGTCCTCGCGGTGCGGGTCCTTGTACAGGTGGTCGATGCGGTCGGTCGTGAAAGTGCTGGCGCGGCGGACGATGCCGTGTACCTCGTAGCCGTCCTCGAGGAGGTGCTCCGCGAGGTAGCTGCCGTCCTGTCCGGTGATGCCGGTGATCAGGGCCCGTTTCATGCCGCTCAGTCTAGCCGCTGGGTGCCCCGGCCTCCGGCGCGGGGCCCGCGCGGAGCGTCGCCCGGGGCGGGGTGGGCGCGTGCGCCGTCTCCGCCGTGACGCCTGCGGGCGTCCACCGCGAGCAGGGCCGTACCCTCGCCGTGGAGGCCGACGGATGCCCGCACGCCCCGCACGCCCCTGGACGCGGACGTGGGCGTTGCTCACGCCCGAGGAACGACGGCAGGCCGCCTGGCTGCTGCCGCTCGTCACCCTCATGGCGTTCGCGGAGGCGGGGGGCGTCGCGATCCTCGCGCCGTTCCTGGAACTGCTGACCGGGCCCGACGCCGTACGCACCACCCCGTGGGCGGCGTGGGCGTCCGACGCACTCGGCTTCGAGCAGCCCCGCACGTTCCTGTTGGCCTTCGGGGCCGCCGTCATGGTGGCGTTGCTGGCGGCCAACGGCGTCCTGGTGGTCGGCACGTGGGCGCTCTACCGCTTCGCGGCGCAGCGCGGCCACGCCCTGTCGATGCGGCTGCTGGAGGGGTACCTGCACGAGCCCTACGAACGCTTCCGAGCGCGCAGCAGCGCGGACGTCGTCGACACCGTCGTGCAGGAGGCGCGCGAGGTCGCCGAGGAGATCCTGGTGCCGGGCGTCCGCCTGGTGGCGAAGGCCGCCTCGGTCGTCGGCATCACCGTCCTCCTGGTCCTCGTCGATCCCGTGATGGCGGCGGTCCTGGCGGGCGTGCTCGGGGGGGCGTACCTGCTGCTGGCCGCCGTCACGCGCCGGCGCCTCGCGGCGCTCGGGCGCGCGCGCAGCGGCGCGGACCGCGCCGTCCTGCGCGTCGCGCAGGAGGCGGCGGCCGGCCGCAAGGAGGTCACCCTCGCCCACGCGGAGGCCGCCGTCGCGGCGCGCTTCGCCCGCCCGTCGCAGGCGTACGCCGACGCCGAAGCCAGCAAGCACGTCCTCCGGCACGTGCCCCGCTACGCCCTCGAGGGCGTCGCCTTCGCCGGCCTGGTCGCCGTCGTGGTGCTGCTGATGGGGACGGGGCGCGCCGCCGCGGACCTGGTCCCGACGTTGGGCCTGTACGCGTTCGCCGGCTACCGCCTGATCCCCGCCCTGCACCTCGTGTACGAGGGCGTCACGCGCGTCCGGTACGGCTCCGAGGCGCTGGACGCGGTGTACGCCCGGCTCGGGGCCGCGACGCACCCCCACCCCGAGGGTGCGCGCCCGGGGGCCCGCGCGGCGCTGCCGGACCTGGCGCACCGCATCACCCTCGAGGACGTCCATTACGCCTACCCGGGGCCCGTGGACGGGGGGCCCGGCGACCCCGACGCCGCGCCCCACGAGCCCCGCAGCGAGGTCCTGCGCGGGGTGGACGCCGCGATCGACGTTGGGACGACCGCCGCGTTCGTGGGGCCGACCGGGTCGGGGAAGACCACCCTCCTCGACGTCCTTCTGG
Coding sequences within:
- a CDS encoding NAD-dependent epimerase/dehydratase family protein, which produces MSASPVVTPDTKIYLAGHRGLVGSAIHRRLEAAGHAHLVTRTHAELDLTDQAATRAFFEAERPDVVILAAAKVGGILANRDAPVDFLQDNLDIASNVIASAHAVGVRKLLNLGSSCIYPK
- the gmd gene encoding GDP-mannose 4,6-dehydratase; amino-acid sequence: MKRALITGITGQDGSYLAEHLLEDGYEVHGIVRRASTFTTDRIDHLYKDPHREDARLFLHYGDMTDGPGLRRILEEARPDEVYNLAAQSHVRVSFDQPEYTVDVDGLGTLRLLEAIRDVHGRDGAGLRFYQAGTSEMFGAAAPPQNEDTRFEPRSPYAAAKVMAYHLVRNYREAYGLFAVTGILFNHESERRGETFVTRKITRAATRIKLGLQDTLYLGNLDAVRDWGHAEDYVRATRRMLQQDEPRDLVIATGDAHTVRDFLEAAFGRLELEWRDHVAFDPRYLRPTEVEHLHGDPSRAKAQLGWTPRIDFATLVARMVDHDLELAQRERTLRDAGHAVGTRESGDA
- a CDS encoding ABC transporter ATP-binding protein → MPARPARPWTRTWALLTPEERRQAAWLLPLVTLMAFAEAGGVAILAPFLELLTGPDAVRTTPWAAWASDALGFEQPRTFLLAFGAAVMVALLAANGVLVVGTWALYRFAAQRGHALSMRLLEGYLHEPYERFRARSSADVVDTVVQEAREVAEEILVPGVRLVAKAASVVGITVLLVLVDPVMAAVLAGVLGGAYLLLAAVTRRRLAALGRARSGADRAVLRVAQEAAAGRKEVTLAHAEAAVAARFARPSQAYADAEASKHVLRHVPRYALEGVAFAGLVAVVVLLMGTGRAAADLVPTLGLYAFAGYRLIPALHLVYEGVTRVRYGSEALDAVYARLGAATHPHPEGARPGARAALPDLAHRITLEDVHYAYPGPVDGGPGDPDAAPHEPRSEVLRGVDAAIDVGTTAAFVGPTGSGKTTLLDVLLGLVSPTRGAVTIDGVPLGPETMRSWWRQVGYVAQAPFLADDTVAGNVAFGAAGTHVDGV